A window from Musa acuminata AAA Group cultivar baxijiao chromosome BXJ3-10, Cavendish_Baxijiao_AAA, whole genome shotgun sequence encodes these proteins:
- the LOC104000509 gene encoding E3 ubiquitin-protein ligase RMA1: MAVEDIPQVHITSDFSCDHEVEKPREKEPPMKCSTSDDSDPAPTMDGFFDCSICLDSSVDPVITLCGHLYCWPCIYKWMQVESISHHQCPVCKAHLSEDTLIPLHGHGSHRIKRDSDVPCRPTFHLNRHHVLDHGASNMDEEDNSLYQPMQQPQFHHNYYHQDRSSPPIAPLSHSMTRDVLGGLAASILPWVDRNHGLNLYYAEPYQFALSGNSARLRRQQMQVENSLHEIWLFLCCCALLCLLLF, encoded by the coding sequence CCCAGGTCCACATCACTAGTGATTTCTCCTGTGACCATGAGGTGGAGAAACCTCGAGAGAAAGAACCACCAATGAAGTGCAGCACATCAGATGACTCTGATCCAGCACCAACCATGGATGGTTTCTTTGACTGCAGTATTTGTTTGGACTCTTCAGTTGATCCAGTCATCACACTTTGTGGTCATCTCTATTGTTGGCCTTGCATCTACAAGTGGATGCAAGTGGAGAGCATCTCCCATCATCAGTGTCCCGTCTGCAAGGCCCATCTCTCAGAGGACACCCTCATCCCACTCCATGGTCACGGCAGTCACAGGATCAAGAGGGACTCCGATGTCCCATGTCGGCCAACCTTTCACCTCAATCGTCATCATGTGCTCGACCATGGAGCTTCGAATATGGATGAGGAGGACAATAGTCTTTATCAACCAATGCAGCAGCCGCAGTTTCATCACaattactaccaccaagatcgatCTTCACCACCGATTGCACCTTTGTCTCATTCAATGACTAGGGATGTGCTTGGTGGTTTAGCTGCCTCCATTCTCCCTTGGGTGGATAGGAATCATGGACTAAACTTGTACTATGCAGAGCCATATCAGTTTGCATTGAGTGGGAACAGTGCAAGGCTTAGGAGACAGCAGATGCAGGTGGAGAACTCACTGCATGAGATATGGCTCTTCCTTTGCTGCTGTGCTTTGTTGTGTCTTCTCTTGTTTTGA